From a region of the Pirellulales bacterium genome:
- a CDS encoding di-heme oxidoredictase family protein — MRANRAESRFAVAAKLRAAVFAAAALAAACSLFSISRQSAFATEPVPQRPTAKQAAAKPAANANLAAKPEAAPDGAELFAREWLPNDSRAHGGDGLGPVFNDSSCIACHNQGGVGGAGPASKNVDIITAFSISVNDAPPQFVPPPQTLPQGLFNLAFGGLAPPVPVQPTANAKPVAAPRKPTTAERKLAKERAKKELMKIHPGFATARSVVLHHFGTDPKYQQWRQGVFSGQPSNPFMDTLAEPAAVAPVTTTDVPPPTVASGNLTVTVEGGQTVTNPNTPAKDVESDLAPPAGPTIASAPPITQQVATNSEAAILQNEVQMKHSGTFNTTFQTGNVQISHSQRNPIALFGIGLIDAIPEKTIVDLAKAEHEKYPDVAGRPAKQKDGKIGRFGWKAQKPSLEDFALTACAVELGLNVPGHEQAGVPLKPNYKAPGLDMNKAECDALVSYLRNLPAPTERKPATAQEAATISAGHKLFASVGCANCHVEKVGVVSGLYSDLLLHDMGPELGDSGNYGVFTPDAPEEEQDDSPMAVAPAGGLAPFAGPGQPVQQFQAKMTPQQLAKLVGALRQEWRTAPLWGVRDSGPYLHDGRADTLEQAIAFHGGQGASSALKFFQLKPGERNQVTVFLKSLTAPEPTAKTVRLAAR, encoded by the coding sequence ATGCGCGCGAACCGGGCTGAATCGCGTTTTGCAGTCGCGGCCAAATTGCGGGCGGCGGTTTTTGCGGCAGCGGCGTTGGCGGCCGCGTGCTCGCTGTTCAGCATCTCGCGCCAGTCGGCCTTTGCGACGGAGCCAGTCCCCCAGCGGCCTACGGCAAAACAAGCGGCAGCAAAGCCGGCCGCAAACGCGAACCTCGCGGCGAAACCTGAAGCAGCGCCCGACGGGGCCGAATTGTTTGCCCGCGAATGGCTACCGAATGATTCGCGGGCCCACGGCGGCGATGGCTTGGGACCGGTGTTCAACGATAGCTCTTGCATCGCTTGCCACAACCAAGGGGGTGTCGGCGGCGCCGGGCCGGCGAGCAAGAATGTCGATATCATCACGGCTTTCAGCATTTCGGTAAACGACGCGCCGCCGCAGTTTGTTCCTCCGCCGCAAACGTTGCCGCAAGGATTGTTCAATCTGGCGTTTGGCGGCCTAGCCCCACCGGTGCCCGTGCAGCCTACGGCAAACGCCAAGCCGGTTGCGGCTCCGCGCAAGCCGACGACCGCGGAAAGGAAGCTGGCCAAGGAACGGGCGAAGAAGGAATTAATGAAGATCCATCCGGGTTTCGCGACAGCCCGCAGCGTCGTGCTGCACCATTTCGGCACAGACCCGAAATACCAGCAATGGCGGCAAGGCGTGTTTAGCGGGCAGCCCTCGAATCCGTTCATGGATACTCTCGCCGAACCGGCCGCGGTTGCTCCTGTCACCACAACCGATGTGCCACCGCCGACCGTTGCAAGCGGCAATCTTACGGTCACGGTGGAAGGTGGCCAAACCGTCACGAATCCGAACACCCCCGCCAAAGATGTGGAAAGCGATCTCGCTCCGCCGGCCGGCCCGACCATTGCCTCGGCGCCGCCAATCACCCAGCAGGTCGCAACGAATTCGGAAGCTGCCATCTTGCAAAACGAAGTGCAAATGAAGCATTCGGGAACGTTCAACACCACATTTCAAACCGGCAACGTGCAAATCAGTCATTCGCAACGAAATCCAATTGCCCTGTTCGGCATCGGGTTGATCGACGCGATTCCGGAAAAGACGATCGTCGATCTGGCCAAGGCCGAGCATGAAAAATATCCCGACGTGGCCGGCCGGCCAGCGAAGCAAAAAGACGGCAAGATCGGCCGCTTTGGTTGGAAGGCTCAAAAACCGTCGCTCGAAGATTTTGCTCTCACCGCCTGCGCGGTCGAGCTCGGTTTGAACGTGCCCGGCCACGAGCAGGCTGGCGTGCCGCTCAAGCCGAACTACAAAGCGCCCGGCTTGGATATGAACAAAGCCGAGTGCGACGCTTTGGTCAGCTACTTGCGAAACCTGCCGGCGCCGACCGAACGCAAGCCGGCCACCGCCCAAGAAGCAGCTACGATCAGCGCCGGCCACAAGCTCTTCGCCAGCGTCGGCTGCGCGAATTGCCATGTCGAAAAGGTGGGTGTAGTGAGCGGCCTGTATAGCGATCTGTTGTTGCACGACATGGGCCCGGAATTGGGCGACTCGGGCAACTACGGCGTGTTCACGCCCGACGCTCCGGAAGAGGAACAGGATGATTCCCCGATGGCGGTCGCTCCGGCGGGCGGTTTGGCACCATTTGCTGGCCCCGGCCAGCCCGTCCAGCAATTCCAGGCGAAAATGACGCCGCAGCAATTGGCGAAGCTGGTCGGCGCATTGCGTCAAGAATGGCGGACCGCGCCGCTGTGGGGCGTTCGCGATTCGGGTCCCTATTTGCACGACGGCCGCGCCGACACGCTCGAACAAGCGATCGCCTTCCACGGCGGCCAAGGCGCGTCGTCGGCCCTGAAATTCTTCCAACTTAAACCGGGAGAACGCAATCAGGTGACCGTGTTCCTCAAATCGCTCACTGCACCGGAGCCGACCGCAAAAACAGTTCGTTTGGCGGCACGATAG
- the nadD gene encoding nicotinate-nucleotide adenylyltransferase, whose product MRIGLFGGSFDPVHYGHLLLAECCREQVALNQVWFIPAANPPHKRGSELTDGMKRVDMLRLATGGQPAFVVSTMELDRGGISYTVDTLEALHAQLPASELFLLLGSDSLAELATWRDPARICALALPVAVRRAGGPPPDFSPLATLISADRLEAIRRLAVEMPLVELSASAIRRRTAAGLSIRYRTPRAVEQYIAAGRLYASTEESR is encoded by the coding sequence ATGCGTATCGGTCTGTTCGGTGGCAGTTTTGATCCGGTTCACTATGGGCATCTGCTTCTCGCGGAATGTTGCCGCGAGCAGGTTGCCCTGAATCAAGTGTGGTTCATACCGGCGGCGAATCCGCCACACAAGCGCGGCTCCGAGCTGACCGACGGCATGAAGCGCGTCGATATGCTGCGGCTGGCGACCGGCGGCCAACCGGCGTTCGTCGTTTCGACGATGGAACTCGATCGCGGCGGAATCAGCTACACGGTCGATACGCTCGAGGCCCTGCACGCTCAACTGCCGGCCAGCGAACTCTTTCTCTTGCTCGGCTCCGATTCGCTCGCCGAACTGGCGACATGGCGCGATCCGGCGCGGATCTGCGCGCTGGCCTTGCCGGTGGCGGTGCGGCGAGCCGGCGGTCCGCCGCCCGATTTTTCACCGCTGGCAACACTGATTTCCGCCGATCGGCTCGAAGCGATTCGCCGCTTGGCGGTCGAGATGCCGCTGGTGGAACTGAGCGCGAGCGCTATTCGCCGCCGAACCGCGGCCGGCTTGAGCATTCGCTACCGGACGCCTCGGGCCGTCGAGCAATACATCGCCGCCGGCCGCTTGTACGCATCGACAGAAGAATCGCGCTAA
- a CDS encoding aminotransferase class V-fold PLP-dependent enzyme, whose amino-acid sequence MTAELADDPKWDRFRRQMPVVGRWAYFDHAAVSPLPRPSADTVVAWAEEQAENGVASWLKFKAHYESLRTIAAQLVGGIPEEIALLRSTTEGINIVAEGFPWQSGDNVVTLADEFPANLYPWINQAYRGVETRRVPTDNGRVDLNRLADACDERTRILTISWVGYASGWRNDLAATAEIAHRRGALLFVDAIQALGTFPIHVHQLGIDFLAAGGQKWMLGPEAAGLFFIRREHLDRLRVPCLGHGSMTNASDYTRIEIRLKDTAARFEGAATNMVGFLGLAASLELLLELGAESIGRRILALTGVACRRLGEIGAVVTSHRDQSAHNSGIVRFNLPGRDLAQAARQLLQRGVVLSVRGGGLRISPHAYTNEADISRLTESLREIMASG is encoded by the coding sequence ATGACCGCCGAGCTAGCCGACGATCCGAAGTGGGACCGCTTCCGCCGTCAAATGCCCGTCGTCGGCCGTTGGGCGTATTTCGACCACGCTGCGGTTTCGCCGTTGCCGCGCCCGTCGGCGGACACGGTCGTCGCTTGGGCCGAGGAGCAAGCGGAAAACGGGGTTGCCTCGTGGTTGAAATTCAAGGCGCACTATGAATCGCTGCGCACGATTGCGGCGCAGCTTGTCGGCGGCATTCCCGAAGAAATCGCCCTCTTGCGCAGCACGACCGAAGGAATCAACATCGTTGCCGAAGGATTTCCCTGGCAGTCGGGCGACAATGTCGTGACGCTGGCGGACGAATTTCCGGCGAACCTGTATCCCTGGATCAACCAAGCCTACCGCGGCGTCGAGACACGTCGAGTGCCGACCGACAATGGCCGAGTCGATCTGAATCGTCTGGCCGATGCGTGTGACGAGCGGACGCGAATCCTGACGATTAGTTGGGTCGGCTACGCCAGCGGTTGGCGAAACGATCTGGCGGCCACGGCGGAGATTGCGCATCGCCGGGGGGCCTTGTTGTTTGTCGATGCAATTCAAGCACTCGGAACATTCCCGATCCACGTGCATCAATTGGGCATCGATTTTCTCGCCGCCGGCGGCCAAAAATGGATGTTGGGCCCCGAAGCGGCCGGGCTCTTCTTCATCCGCCGCGAGCATCTCGACCGGCTTCGAGTTCCCTGCCTTGGGCACGGCAGCATGACCAACGCTTCCGATTACACGCGCATCGAAATCCGCCTGAAAGACACCGCAGCCCGATTCGAAGGGGCGGCGACGAACATGGTCGGCTTTCTCGGTCTGGCGGCCAGCCTGGAATTGCTTCTGGAACTTGGCGCCGAGTCGATCGGCCGGCGAATTCTCGCGTTGACCGGCGTGGCCTGCCGCCGGCTCGGCGAAATCGGCGCCGTGGTGACAAGCCATCGCGATCAATCTGCGCACAATTCGGGAATCGTGCGATTCAATCTTCCCGGCCGGGACCTGGCCCAAGCGGCACGGCAACTATTGCAGCGCGGAGTCGTGTTGAGCGTGCGCGGCGGCGGCTTGCGCATCAGCCCGCATGCCTACACCAATGAGGCCGATATTTCGCGATTGACCGAATCGCTGCGCGAGATCATGGCGAGCGGCTAA